In the genome of Dermacentor andersoni chromosome 3, qqDerAnde1_hic_scaffold, whole genome shotgun sequence, one region contains:
- the LOC126524254 gene encoding 3-alpha-hydroxysteroid sulfotransferase-like isoform X2, whose amino-acid sequence MSIRTTQRRTPAFQMIDGVPRCIDVDPDTFRENLKFRAKEGDIVQCTFPKSGTNWIQYITQLILRRGEPMNDYREFCDGWRFIDYMNIKNWESPYPLRSFSTHLPLSMERVNDEGKYVYLARNPWDVCVSFYNMATRISYYDFQDGTFEEFVDAFLSGNFGYGDYFEHVAAGYAMRNQPNLLFLTYEALKKNTRDVVLRLAYFMGECYGRALEQDEGLLKKLLQSSTPAHMRNVVVVDLGSDWHPELRLNPLRGKVTCKEGYAGNKSQFAYVRSAKVGGWKEYFTPELLRRMEARIIELEKTSSFMDLWKDFRAEACRHSSGWN is encoded by the coding sequence ATGTCTATCAGGACAACGCAACGTCGAACACCAGCTTTTCAGATGATAGACGGTGTGCCAAGGTGCATCGATGTAGACCCCGATACCTTCAGAGAAAACTTGAAGTTCCGCGCTAAAGAAGGAGATATCGTGCAATGCACGTTCCCCAAGAGTGGAACCAACTGGATTCAGTACATCACCCAGCTGATTTTAAGGCGAGGCGAGCCAATGAATGACTACCGGGAATTCTGCGACGGCTGGCGTTTCATCGACTATATGAACATCAAAAACTGGGAGTCGCCCTACCCACTAAGATCATTTTCAACGCATTTGCCCTTGTCCATGGAACGTGTCAACGATGAAGGCAAGTACGTTTACTTGGCTCGCAACCCTTGGGACGTGTGCGTGTCGTTCTACAATATGGCGACCAGAATAAGCTACTATGATTTTCAGGACGGCACCTTCGAAGAATTTGTAGACGCTTTTCTCAGCGGAAACTTTGGGTACGGCGACTACTTCGAGCATGTTGCGGCGGGATACGCGATGCGCAATCAGCCGAACTTACTATTCCTTACCTACGAGGCACTCAAGAAAAACACTCGAGACGTCGTACTCAGGCTGGCGTATTTCATGGGTGAATGCTATGGACGGGCCCTAGAACAAGACGAAGGGCTGCTGAAGAAGCTGCTTCAGAGCTCGACGCCGGCCCATATGAGGAACGTAGTGGTGGTTGACCTCGGCAGCGATTGGCACCCTGAGCTGAGACTGAATCCGTTGCGAGGGAAGGTCACTTGCAAGGAGGGCTACGCTGGCAACAAAAGTCAGTTCGCCTACGTCAGAAGCGCGAAGGTTGGTGGCTGGAAAGAGTACTTCACACCCGAATTACTTCGACGAATGGAAGCGAGAATTATTGAGCTGGAGAAGACGTCTTCCTTCATGGACCTGTGGAAGGACTTCCGTGCCGAAGCTTGTAGGCATTCTTCAGGTTGGAACTGA